The following proteins are encoded in a genomic region of Nocardioides renjunii:
- a CDS encoding glycosyltransferase — MTVPIGSGHGLTNIEGHADFDIVWPWNEPGGLRRGATAVLRVKNEAPGLRFVLPPLLRACDHVLLVDNGSDDGTGEEALRVAAEHGLSDRFTLKEYPFQVARAGAEHLAVNERSVHSLAYFYNWCFSHVRTRYSWKWDGDMVLTTEGEVSMADLSWQVGVAEAVIRFPRHGLYIESESRAFLDLGLRNIEEWGFPMSPDYVYTKAPEWEIRTTPERIEMFALPQGLCVELKWLDGDEFAHWTNPESFATSIRNRRKRREWLVWNALHSGEVPEGVVEIVAPEGVHVVDHVTHAWLPRAPRPFVVDDPDHARLHLRA; from the coding sequence GTGACGGTCCCCATCGGCTCCGGTCACGGCCTGACCAACATCGAGGGGCACGCCGACTTCGACATCGTCTGGCCGTGGAACGAGCCCGGCGGGCTCCGCCGCGGGGCGACCGCGGTGCTGCGCGTGAAGAACGAGGCGCCGGGCCTGCGCTTCGTGCTGCCGCCGCTGCTGCGCGCCTGTGACCACGTCCTGCTCGTCGACAACGGTTCCGACGACGGCACGGGCGAGGAGGCCCTGCGGGTCGCGGCCGAGCACGGCCTCTCCGACCGGTTCACGCTGAAGGAGTACCCCTTCCAGGTGGCCCGCGCGGGTGCCGAGCACCTCGCGGTCAACGAGCGCTCGGTGCACTCCCTCGCCTACTTCTACAACTGGTGCTTCTCCCACGTCCGCACCCGCTACTCCTGGAAGTGGGACGGAGACATGGTCCTGACGACCGAGGGCGAGGTCTCGATGGCCGACCTGTCCTGGCAGGTCGGGGTGGCCGAGGCCGTCATCCGCTTCCCGCGCCACGGGCTCTACATCGAGTCCGAGAGCCGGGCCTTCCTCGACCTCGGGCTGCGCAACATCGAGGAGTGGGGCTTCCCGATGAGCCCCGACTACGTCTACACCAAGGCTCCCGAGTGGGAGATCCGCACGACCCCGGAGCGGATCGAGATGTTCGCGCTGCCGCAGGGCCTGTGCGTCGAGCTCAAGTGGCTCGACGGCGACGAGTTCGCCCACTGGACCAACCCCGAGTCGTTCGCGACCTCGATCCGCAACCGCCGCAAGCGTCGCGAGTGGCTGGTCTGGAACGCGCTGCACTCCGGCGAGGTGCCCGAGGGCGTCGTCGAGATCGTCGCGCCCGAGGGCGTGCACGTGGTCGACCACGTCACCCACGCCTGGCTGCCGCGTGCCCCGCGGCCGTTCGTCGTCGACGACCCGGACCACGCGAGGCTGCACCTGCGCGCCTGA
- a CDS encoding Rossmann-like and DUF2520 domain-containing protein: MTKHRIGVIGAGRVGAVLAAAFRAAGHEVVAAAGESDASRRRIAELLPGVRTAKPTDVARASDLLLLTVPDDMLSNVVTMLVASGAVREGQLVVHTSGRHGLAVLEPARAAGATTIAMHPAMTFTGTEVDLPRLSGCVFGVTADDADRALTEALVADLGGRPMWVPESRRTLYHAGLAHGANHLVTLVAEAMEILSAAGAEDPAATLRPLLTAALDNALEDGDAALTGPIVRGDVETVRAHLADLVATAPQTLPSYVAMARATLDRAVTDGRLLPIRAAKMLRVLQAAEAGTRAGAEHR; encoded by the coding sequence ATGACGAAGCACCGCATCGGCGTGATCGGAGCAGGGCGGGTGGGCGCCGTACTGGCAGCCGCGTTCCGCGCCGCGGGCCACGAGGTCGTCGCCGCCGCCGGCGAGTCCGACGCCTCCCGTCGCCGCATCGCCGAGCTGCTGCCGGGCGTCCGCACCGCCAAGCCGACGGACGTCGCCCGTGCGAGCGACCTGCTCCTCCTGACGGTCCCCGACGACATGCTGTCCAACGTCGTCACCATGCTCGTGGCCAGCGGTGCCGTGCGGGAGGGCCAGCTCGTCGTGCACACCAGCGGACGGCACGGCCTCGCCGTCCTCGAGCCCGCCCGCGCGGCGGGCGCGACCACCATCGCGATGCACCCCGCCATGACGTTCACCGGCACCGAGGTCGACCTGCCGCGACTGTCGGGCTGCGTCTTCGGCGTGACCGCCGACGACGCCGACCGCGCCCTCACCGAGGCTCTCGTCGCCGACCTCGGCGGCCGCCCGATGTGGGTGCCGGAGTCGCGCCGCACGCTCTACCACGCAGGCCTCGCCCACGGCGCCAACCACCTCGTCACCCTCGTGGCCGAGGCGATGGAGATCCTCTCCGCCGCCGGTGCGGAGGACCCCGCCGCCACGCTGCGGCCGCTGCTGACCGCCGCTCTCGACAACGCGCTCGAGGACGGCGACGCCGCCCTCACCGGCCCGATCGTCCGGGGCGACGTGGAGACCGTGCGCGCCCACCTCGCCGACCTCGTCGCGACGGCGCCGCAGACGCTGCCGTCCTACGTCGCGATGGCCCGCGCGACGCTCGACCGGGCCGTCACCGACGGCCGGCTGCTGCCCATCCGGGCCGCGAAGATGCTCCGGGTCCTGCAGGCCGCCGAGGCCGGCACCCGCGCGGGCGCCGAGCACCGATGA
- a CDS encoding methionine ABC transporter ATP-binding protein, protein MPLVEMTDVHKTFPAARGGAAVEAIRGVDLSVEAGEIVGIVGYSGAGKSTLVRLINALETTTSGSVRVGGREVTALGERELREVRLGIGMIFQQFNLFRSRTVWGNIAYPLQVAGVPGAEQNKRISDLLHFVGLADKAHSHVDELSGGQKQRVGIARALATNPSLLLADEATSALDPETTQEVLALLRRVNRELGITIVVITHEMDVVRSLAHRVVVMEAGRIVEEGPVVRVLSDPQQPVTRRFVATIVDDEPDAEALAALHARHAGRFVKLAFRGDEVRQSDVFAELLRHGVRFELVYGGIEEVQGETFGNLTLALEGDPAAVDAAVGAVRDLVPTTELAR, encoded by the coding sequence ATGCCGCTCGTGGAGATGACCGACGTCCACAAGACCTTCCCCGCCGCTCGCGGCGGGGCCGCGGTCGAGGCGATCCGCGGCGTCGACCTGAGCGTCGAGGCCGGCGAGATCGTCGGCATCGTGGGCTACTCCGGCGCCGGGAAGTCCACCCTCGTGCGGCTGATCAACGCGCTCGAGACCACGACCTCAGGCAGCGTCCGCGTCGGGGGCCGCGAGGTCACCGCCCTCGGCGAGCGCGAGCTCCGCGAGGTCCGGCTGGGCATCGGGATGATCTTCCAGCAGTTCAACCTGTTCCGCTCGCGCACCGTGTGGGGCAACATCGCCTACCCACTGCAGGTGGCCGGCGTGCCGGGCGCCGAGCAGAACAAGCGGATCTCGGACCTGCTGCACTTCGTGGGCCTCGCCGACAAGGCGCACAGCCACGTCGACGAGCTCTCCGGGGGCCAGAAGCAGCGGGTCGGCATCGCCCGCGCGCTGGCCACGAACCCGAGCCTGCTGCTCGCGGACGAGGCGACCAGCGCCCTCGACCCCGAGACCACCCAGGAGGTGCTGGCCCTCCTGCGCCGGGTCAACCGCGAGCTCGGCATCACCATCGTGGTGATCACCCACGAGATGGACGTCGTGCGCAGCCTGGCCCACCGCGTCGTCGTGATGGAGGCCGGGCGCATCGTCGAGGAGGGGCCGGTGGTGCGGGTGCTGTCCGACCCCCAGCAGCCGGTCACGCGACGCTTCGTCGCGACCATCGTCGACGACGAGCCCGACGCCGAGGCGCTCGCCGCACTGCACGCCCGTCACGCCGGACGCTTCGTGAAGCTCGCCTTCCGCGGCGACGAGGTCCGCCAGAGCGACGTGTTCGCGGAGCTGCTGCGCCACGGCGTGCGCTTCGAGCTCGTCTACGGCGGGATCGAGGAGGTCCAGGGCGAGACGTTCGGCAACCTGACGCTGGCGCTCGAGGGCGACCCCGCTGCCGTCGATGCCGCGGTGGGCGCCGTCCGCGACCTCGTCCCGACCACGGAGCTGGCCCGATGA
- a CDS encoding MetQ/NlpA family ABC transporter substrate-binding protein has translation MSSELPQIAPPSSRRTPLIIGIAVLVVLAVVAGVLWSRGGDEAGAAGGEENAKVVLGTVGASDPYWEVLVDAAAEEGIDLEVKDFADYTQPNPALSEGELDVNQFQHLVYLAEYNVANGDDLVPLGSTAIYPLGLYSTKVDSVEEIQDGDTVVVPDDDSNQARALLILQSAGLITLEDGGSIYSTLADIDESASRVEVKAIKADLTPTSLPDVAAAIVNNDFVEKAGLEFEDALATDDADDPKALPYVNVFAVRAEDRDDPTLAKLVAVYQETQAVLDGVQDVSGGTAELVQVPQDELQAALDEVVADTEARQ, from the coding sequence ATGTCCTCCGAGCTCCCCCAGATCGCGCCGCCCTCCTCGCGGCGCACGCCCCTCATCATCGGCATCGCCGTGCTGGTGGTCCTCGCCGTCGTCGCCGGCGTCCTGTGGTCGCGCGGCGGTGACGAGGCAGGCGCCGCCGGCGGCGAGGAGAACGCGAAGGTGGTGCTGGGCACCGTCGGGGCGAGCGACCCCTACTGGGAGGTGCTCGTGGACGCCGCCGCGGAGGAGGGCATCGACCTCGAGGTCAAGGACTTCGCCGACTACACCCAGCCCAACCCCGCGCTGAGCGAGGGCGAGCTGGACGTCAACCAGTTCCAGCACCTCGTCTACCTCGCGGAGTACAACGTCGCCAACGGCGACGACCTCGTCCCACTCGGCTCGACCGCGATCTACCCGCTCGGCCTCTACTCCACCAAGGTCGACTCCGTCGAGGAGATCCAGGACGGCGACACCGTGGTCGTGCCCGACGACGACAGCAACCAGGCCCGCGCGCTGCTCATCCTCCAGTCGGCCGGCCTGATCACCCTCGAGGACGGCGGCAGCATCTACTCCACGCTCGCCGACATCGACGAGAGCGCGTCCCGGGTCGAGGTCAAGGCCATCAAGGCCGACCTCACGCCGACCTCGCTGCCCGACGTCGCCGCGGCGATCGTCAACAACGACTTCGTGGAGAAGGCCGGCCTGGAGTTCGAGGACGCCCTGGCCACCGACGACGCCGATGACCCCAAGGCGCTGCCGTACGTCAACGTGTTCGCGGTCCGCGCCGAGGACCGGGACGACCCCACGCTGGCCAAGCTCGTCGCGGTCTACCAGGAGACGCAGGCCGTGCTCGACGGGGTCCAGGACGTCTCCGGCGGCACCGCCGAGCTCGTCCAGGTCCCCCAGGACGAGCTCCAGGCGGCGCTCGACGAGGTCGTGGCCGACACCGAGGCCCGCCAGTAG
- a CDS encoding type III pantothenate kinase: MTLLAADIRNTHTFVGLLDGDEVTAHWRVATDERRTADEWSMLLTGLLGERADEVEGIAVCATVPAVLHEWREMLERHFGDVTAIVVEPGVRTGIPVLMDNPREVGADRIVNSLAAAALHGGPAIVVDLGTATTFDVVNAKGQYVGGAICPGIEISLEALGRRGAQLRTVELARPRSVIAKNTVEALQSGMVFGVAAQVEGLVARMIAELGEPAENVSVISTGHLAPLLTDDCGCFTIHSPWLTLQGLRLVFERNS; this comes from the coding sequence ATGACACTGCTCGCCGCCGACATCCGCAACACCCACACGTTCGTCGGGCTGCTCGACGGCGACGAGGTCACCGCCCACTGGCGCGTGGCCACCGACGAGCGGCGCACCGCCGACGAGTGGTCGATGCTGCTCACGGGGTTGCTCGGCGAGCGTGCCGACGAGGTGGAGGGCATCGCCGTCTGCGCGACCGTGCCGGCCGTCCTGCACGAGTGGCGCGAGATGCTCGAACGCCATTTCGGTGACGTCACCGCCATCGTCGTCGAGCCGGGGGTCCGCACCGGCATCCCGGTCCTCATGGACAACCCCCGCGAGGTCGGTGCCGACCGGATCGTCAATTCCCTGGCCGCCGCAGCACTTCACGGGGGACCCGCGATCGTCGTCGACCTCGGCACCGCCACGACGTTCGACGTCGTCAATGCCAAGGGCCAGTACGTCGGCGGCGCCATCTGCCCCGGCATCGAGATCTCGCTCGAGGCGCTCGGGCGCCGTGGCGCGCAGCTGCGCACGGTCGAGCTGGCCCGTCCGCGCTCGGTGATCGCCAAGAACACCGTGGAGGCGTTGCAGAGCGGGATGGTGTTCGGCGTCGCCGCCCAGGTCGAGGGGCTCGTCGCGCGGATGATCGCCGAGCTCGGCGAGCCCGCCGAGAATGTCAGCGTGATTTCGACCGGGCATTTGGCGCCGTTGCTCACCGACGATTGTGGGTGTTTCACGATTCATTCACCGTGGCTCACCCTGCAGGGATTGCGACTGGTCTTCGAACGCAATTCCTGA
- the nadC gene encoding carboxylating nicotinate-nucleotide diphosphorylase: MTRPSDVPQELRDELTATGLDLDHVWDVLRRALSEDLPDHRADDPTSSSTIPPDARGEAVFAAREPGVVAGLGVAAVAFVMVGADATISDRLPDGTRVERGDVVMRVAGLTQRLLVAERTALNLACHLSGIASATARWVEALDGSPTRVLDTRKTLPGLRALQKYAVRCGGGVNHRTSLQDMAMVKDNHVIAAGGALPALEAIRGRHPGLPVEVEVTTLDQLEELLALPGPPERILLDNMSDELMTEAVRRTAGRVPLEASGGITLERAGRIGATGVDFVSVGALTHSVVVFDIGMDLVDGPGTSA, translated from the coding sequence ATGACGAGACCCAGCGACGTGCCGCAGGAGCTGCGCGACGAGCTCACCGCCACCGGGCTCGACCTCGACCACGTGTGGGACGTGCTCCGGCGGGCGCTGTCCGAGGACCTCCCCGACCACCGCGCGGACGACCCGACCAGCTCCTCGACCATCCCGCCCGACGCCCGCGGCGAGGCCGTCTTCGCCGCCCGGGAGCCGGGGGTCGTGGCCGGCCTCGGCGTCGCCGCCGTCGCCTTCGTCATGGTCGGCGCGGACGCGACGATCAGCGACCGCCTGCCCGACGGCACCCGCGTCGAGCGCGGCGACGTCGTGATGCGGGTCGCCGGGCTCACCCAGCGCCTGCTGGTCGCCGAGCGCACCGCCCTCAACCTCGCCTGCCACCTCTCCGGCATCGCCAGTGCCACGGCGCGCTGGGTGGAGGCGCTCGACGGCTCGCCGACGCGGGTGCTCGACACCCGCAAGACGCTGCCCGGCCTGCGCGCCCTGCAGAAGTACGCCGTGCGCTGCGGCGGCGGCGTCAACCACCGCACCAGCCTGCAGGACATGGCGATGGTCAAGGACAACCACGTCATCGCGGCCGGTGGTGCGCTCCCCGCGCTCGAGGCCATCCGGGGGCGGCACCCGGGGCTGCCGGTCGAGGTCGAGGTCACGACGCTCGACCAGCTCGAGGAGCTGCTCGCGCTGCCCGGGCCGCCGGAGCGGATCCTGCTCGACAACATGTCGGACGAGCTGATGACAGAGGCGGTCCGTCGTACGGCCGGGCGGGTGCCGCTCGAGGCCAGCGGCGGGATCACCCTCGAGCGCGCCGGCCGGATCGGCGCCACCGGGGTCGACTTCGTGTCCGTCGGTGCCCTGACGCACTCGGTCGTCGTGTTCGACATCGGGATGGACCTGGTCGACGGGCCGGGGACGAGCGCATGA
- a CDS encoding methionine ABC transporter permease, translated as MTALAIDTNIGELWPLVWQATYETLYIVALTLGLGGLLGLLLGLALYVTRRGGLYASRPANVVLNVLVNFFRPIPFVIFIAAVQPLARVVVGTGIGNPAIIFALTLAATFGISRIVEQNLVTVDPGVIEAARSVGASRARIIRTVVLPEALGPLVLGYTFVFVAIVDMTAVAGVVGGGGLGNFALQYGFRQFDAVVTWTAVLIIVALVQVVQLAGNVLARRVLRR; from the coding sequence ATGACCGCCCTCGCGATCGACACCAACATCGGCGAGCTCTGGCCGCTCGTGTGGCAGGCGACCTACGAGACGCTCTACATCGTCGCGCTCACCCTCGGGCTGGGCGGCCTGCTCGGCCTGCTGCTCGGCCTGGCGCTGTACGTCACCCGCCGCGGCGGGCTCTACGCCAGCCGCCCCGCCAACGTCGTGCTCAACGTGCTGGTCAACTTCTTCCGGCCGATCCCGTTCGTCATCTTCATCGCCGCGGTGCAGCCGCTGGCGCGGGTGGTCGTCGGCACCGGCATCGGCAACCCGGCGATCATCTTCGCGCTGACGCTCGCGGCCACCTTCGGCATCAGCCGCATCGTCGAGCAGAACCTCGTCACGGTCGACCCCGGCGTCATCGAGGCGGCCCGGTCGGTCGGCGCGAGCCGCGCCCGGATCATCCGCACGGTCGTGCTGCCCGAGGCGCTGGGCCCGCTGGTGCTGGGCTACACCTTCGTCTTCGTGGCGATCGTCGACATGACCGCCGTCGCCGGCGTGGTCGGCGGCGGCGGGCTGGGCAACTTCGCCCTGCAGTACGGATTCCGTCAGTTCGACGCCGTTGTGACGTGGACGGCGGTGCTCATCATCGTCGCGCTCGTCCAGGTCGTGCAGCTGGCGGGCAACGTCCTGGCCCGCCGCGTGCTGCGGCGCTGA
- the panD gene encoding aspartate 1-decarboxylase, translating to MLRTMMTSKIHRATVTQADLHYVGSVTVDEDLLDAADLLPGELVHIVDVTNGARLETYTIAGERGSGVIGINGAAARLVHPGDTVILIGYGQMETADAKEHQPHVVFVDGDNKVLATGYDPAETFGDATLSRGDLLAPRPTR from the coding sequence ATGCTGCGCACCATGATGACCTCGAAGATCCACCGGGCGACAGTGACGCAGGCCGACCTGCACTACGTCGGGTCGGTGACGGTCGACGAGGACCTGCTCGACGCCGCCGACCTGCTGCCCGGTGAGCTGGTCCACATCGTCGACGTCACCAACGGCGCCCGGCTCGAGACCTACACGATCGCCGGCGAGCGCGGCTCGGGCGTCATCGGCATCAACGGCGCCGCGGCCCGGCTCGTGCACCCCGGCGACACGGTCATCCTCATCGGCTACGGCCAGATGGAGACCGCCGACGCCAAGGAGCACCAGCCGCACGTGGTGTTCGTCGACGGGGACAACAAGGTCCTGGCGACCGGCTACGACCCGGCCGAGACCTTCGGCGACGCAACGCTGAGCCGCGGCGACCTGCTGGCGCCCCGGCCCACTCGCTAG
- a CDS encoding L-aspartate oxidase gives MTAHRPVPGRLRAPAPGWTIRADVVVVGSGIAGLTAALRVHAADPSLRLLVVTKDVLAAGSTQWAQGGIAAALGPEDTPEQHERDTLVAGAGACDPEAVRVLVTEGPAAVHELIALGTRFDHHPDGELSLTREGGHHRDRIAHAGGDATGAEIQRALIAAVERAPEIEVVQHALAVDLLLAADGGVAGLTLHVLGEGQRDGVGAVHCRAVVLASGGLGQVFSQSTNPSVSTGDGMALALRAGARVRDLEFVQFHPTVMWLGPDSQGQQPLISEAVRGEGAFLVDAEGRRFMQGQHELADLAPRDVVAKAITRRMIETGQPHVWLDARHLGLPASAASHPGDRAGGEERAAVSRFWARRFPTILRVCREHGVDPVTQLIPVAPAQHYASGGVATDLWGRTTVPGLYATGEVACSGVHGANRLASNSLLEGLVFSRRIADVLPAELRGWAEPAEDDRREGLVSGERRRVMQDLMTHRVGVLRHADGLSDALDVLGTLDPGDAVVDPAAWETTNLLTISTALAAAAALRTETRGSHWREDHPERDDTRAGHVDSWLDADGTVRVEWTYAPSTDPTEVVA, from the coding sequence ATGACTGCTCACCGGCCGGTCCCGGGCCGCCTCCGCGCGCCCGCCCCCGGCTGGACCATCCGCGCCGACGTCGTGGTGGTGGGGTCCGGGATCGCCGGCCTCACCGCCGCGCTGCGCGTGCACGCGGCCGATCCGTCGCTGCGGCTGCTCGTCGTCACCAAGGACGTCCTCGCCGCCGGGTCGACCCAGTGGGCGCAGGGCGGCATCGCCGCGGCGCTCGGCCCCGAGGACACCCCGGAGCAGCACGAGCGCGACACGCTCGTCGCCGGCGCGGGGGCGTGCGACCCCGAGGCCGTCCGGGTCCTGGTGACCGAGGGCCCCGCGGCGGTGCACGAGCTGATCGCGCTCGGCACCCGCTTCGACCACCACCCCGACGGCGAGCTGTCGCTGACCCGCGAGGGCGGCCACCACCGTGACCGGATCGCCCACGCTGGCGGGGACGCGACCGGTGCGGAGATCCAGCGGGCGCTGATCGCCGCCGTCGAGCGCGCGCCCGAGATCGAGGTCGTGCAGCACGCGCTGGCCGTCGACCTGCTCCTCGCCGCCGACGGCGGTGTCGCCGGGCTGACGCTCCACGTGCTCGGCGAGGGCCAGCGCGACGGCGTGGGCGCCGTGCACTGCCGCGCCGTGGTGCTCGCCTCGGGCGGGCTGGGCCAGGTGTTCAGCCAGTCCACCAACCCCAGCGTCTCGACCGGTGACGGGATGGCGCTCGCCCTGCGCGCGGGCGCGCGGGTCCGCGACCTCGAGTTCGTGCAGTTCCACCCGACCGTCATGTGGCTGGGACCCGACTCGCAGGGCCAGCAGCCGCTGATCTCCGAGGCCGTCCGCGGCGAGGGTGCCTTCCTGGTCGACGCCGAGGGCCGGCGCTTCATGCAGGGGCAGCACGAGCTCGCCGACCTCGCGCCCCGCGACGTGGTGGCCAAGGCCATCACCCGCCGGATGATCGAGACCGGGCAGCCCCACGTGTGGCTCGACGCCCGCCACCTCGGGCTGCCCGCGAGCGCAGCGAGCCACCCCGGTGATCGAGCAGGCGGTGAGGAACGAGCCGCCGTATCGAGGTTCTGGGCCCGCCGGTTCCCCACCATCCTCCGCGTCTGCCGCGAGCACGGGGTCGACCCGGTCACGCAGCTCATCCCCGTCGCACCGGCCCAGCACTACGCCTCCGGCGGCGTCGCCACCGACCTGTGGGGACGTACGACCGTGCCCGGGCTCTACGCGACCGGCGAGGTCGCCTGCTCCGGCGTCCACGGCGCCAACCGGCTGGCGTCCAACTCGCTCCTCGAGGGGCTGGTCTTCTCCCGCCGGATCGCCGACGTCCTTCCGGCCGAGCTCCGCGGCTGGGCCGAGCCCGCCGAGGACGACCGGCGCGAGGGGCTGGTCTCGGGGGAGCGGCGCCGAGTGATGCAGGACCTGATGACCCACCGGGTGGGTGTCCTCCGGCACGCCGACGGCCTCTCCGACGCCCTCGACGTCCTCGGCACGCTCGACCCGGGCGACGCCGTCGTCGACCCCGCGGCCTGGGAGACGACCAACCTGCTGACCATCAGCACCGCGCTGGCCGCGGCGGCTGCGCTGCGCACGGAGACCCGCGGCTCGCACTGGCGCGAGGACCACCCCGAGCGCGACGACACGAGGGCCGGCCACGTCGACTCCTGGCTCGACGCGGACGGCACGGTGCGGGTGGAGTGGACCTACGCCCCCTCCACCGACCCCACGGAGGTCGTCGCATGA
- a CDS encoding sulfotransferase family protein, translating into MTEQPRAIDEMNPDGVPRKVLFVAGAGRSGTSTLAGIVSRLGMHVPLPEVPPDDSNPRGFSEPQWVVDVHDQWLAEALVQVSDSRPTAWFDTGRICSREPARIRVSEWLEPHFAEHPELVVKDPRLSWFLGLWRVAAIRTGATPVFATMLRPPAEVVGSKQKYYANKLGSAHLAASWVNMLLHTERATRPAEGDGGRVFVRYEDLLTDWVRTSTALGHALGLQTIIHTRSDQIREVHRFIDPHLRRVTATLDDLALPRRLHELTGQTWEELNKLADEGGDTAQARATFDQLREEYVDLYEEAAAISRSSSVHARLQGRRQALAESAAEAPSRSLADRVPHDVRAAIPPSVRRGVRKALGRERDDR; encoded by the coding sequence GTGACCGAGCAGCCCAGAGCGATCGACGAGATGAACCCCGACGGAGTGCCGCGGAAGGTCCTCTTCGTCGCCGGCGCCGGGCGCAGCGGCACCAGCACGCTCGCCGGCATCGTCTCCCGCCTCGGCATGCACGTCCCGCTGCCGGAGGTGCCGCCGGACGACTCCAACCCCCGCGGGTTCAGCGAGCCGCAGTGGGTCGTCGACGTCCACGACCAGTGGCTCGCCGAGGCCCTCGTGCAGGTCAGCGACTCGCGGCCCACGGCGTGGTTCGACACCGGCCGCATCTGCAGCCGCGAGCCCGCCCGGATCCGGGTCAGCGAGTGGCTCGAGCCGCACTTCGCCGAGCACCCCGAGCTCGTCGTCAAGGACCCCCGGCTGAGCTGGTTCCTCGGCCTGTGGCGCGTCGCCGCGATCCGTACGGGCGCGACGCCGGTCTTCGCCACCATGCTCCGCCCGCCGGCCGAGGTAGTCGGCTCCAAGCAGAAGTACTACGCCAACAAGCTCGGCTCCGCGCACCTCGCGGCCAGCTGGGTCAACATGCTGCTCCACACCGAGCGGGCGACGCGGCCCGCCGAGGGCGACGGGGGGCGCGTGTTCGTCCGCTACGAGGACCTGCTCACCGACTGGGTGCGCACCAGCACGGCCCTGGGCCACGCGCTGGGGCTGCAGACGATCATCCACACGCGCAGCGACCAGATCCGCGAGGTGCACCGCTTCATCGACCCGCACCTGCGCCGCGTCACCGCCACGCTCGACGACCTCGCCCTGCCCCGGCGCCTCCACGAGCTGACCGGCCAGACGTGGGAGGAGCTCAACAAGCTCGCCGACGAGGGCGGCGACACCGCTCAGGCGCGCGCCACCTTCGACCAGCTCCGCGAGGAGTACGTCGACCTCTACGAGGAGGCCGCCGCGATCAGTCGCTCGAGCTCGGTCCACGCCCGCCTGCAGGGTCGCCGGCAGGCGCTCGCCGAGTCCGCCGCCGAGGCGCCGTCGCGGTCGCTGGCCGACCGCGTGCCCCACGACGTACGCGCCGCGATCCCGCCGTCGGTGCGTCGCGGGGTCCGCAAGGCGCTCGGGCGCGAGCGGGACGACCGGTGA
- the panC gene encoding pantoate--beta-alanine ligase — MTAAPVLASTREELSALLDGARRSGGRVAFVPTMGALHEGHASLMRAARAATDGPLVVSIFVNPMQFAPTEDLDRYPRTLDADLEVCAAEGVDVVFAPGVEEMYPGGFSHDSVRDGVTVAPGSVATILDGASRPGHFDGVLTVVAKLFGLVRPDVAVFGQKDYQQLVLIRRMVRDLCLGIDVVGAETVREPDGLALSSRNRYLDADQRRTALALSRALRAAQERAAYGVPAARWAAMAVLKAEPGLQLDYLALTGPDLGEPPETGEGRVLVAARVGTTRLIDNVPVVFDRATPDLMTAGTAPAASTTSERSS, encoded by the coding sequence ATGACCGCAGCCCCCGTCCTCGCGTCCACCCGCGAGGAGCTCTCAGCCCTGCTCGACGGCGCCCGCAGGTCCGGCGGACGCGTCGCGTTCGTGCCGACGATGGGTGCCCTCCACGAGGGCCACGCCAGCCTGATGCGTGCCGCGCGCGCAGCGACGGACGGTCCGCTCGTCGTGAGCATCTTCGTCAACCCGATGCAGTTCGCCCCGACGGAGGACCTCGACCGCTACCCCCGCACGCTCGACGCGGACCTCGAGGTCTGCGCGGCCGAGGGCGTCGACGTGGTCTTCGCGCCGGGCGTCGAGGAGATGTACCCCGGCGGGTTCAGCCACGACTCCGTCCGCGACGGCGTCACCGTCGCGCCGGGGTCGGTCGCCACGATCCTCGACGGCGCCTCCCGGCCGGGTCACTTCGACGGCGTCCTGACCGTCGTCGCCAAGCTCTTCGGCCTGGTCCGCCCCGACGTCGCGGTCTTCGGTCAGAAGGACTACCAGCAGCTCGTCCTGATCCGGCGGATGGTCCGCGACCTGTGCCTGGGCATCGACGTCGTCGGAGCGGAGACGGTGCGGGAGCCCGACGGACTGGCCCTCTCGAGCCGCAACCGCTACCTCGACGCCGACCAACGGCGGACCGCGCTGGCCCTGAGCCGGGCGCTGCGGGCCGCGCAGGAGCGGGCGGCGTACGGCGTGCCCGCGGCGCGCTGGGCCGCGATGGCGGTGCTCAAGGCCGAGCCGGGGCTGCAGCTCGACTACCTCGCCCTCACCGGGCCCGACCTCGGCGAGCCGCCGGAGACCGGCGAGGGCCGGGTCCTGGTGGCGGCGCGGGTCGGCACCACCCGGCTGATCGACAACGTGCCGGTCGTCTTCGACCGCGCCACCCCTGACCTCATGACGGCGGGGACCGCGCCTGCGGCCTCGACCACCAGTGAAAGGAGCAGCTGA